One stretch of Miscanthus floridulus cultivar M001 chromosome 18, ASM1932011v1, whole genome shotgun sequence DNA includes these proteins:
- the LOC136524798 gene encoding uncharacterized protein isoform X1, translating into MDEETIDAAARAISFLGEAALRASAADLVTRARSVALAAEGANADHIPAAAIALNQVESGGTMLAVSGLRGAATALEEVESEGRTRAVSGLLGAATALQAVLGVGHDNLRDAAADLARQCGEHREAAAAMEKVRRAVEEQSHRNRSAPWWLFWRRRGHRIGDVEQTLLATGSTPTALQGAARTAIDFVRNEAARPDHLVKLAGEIVVSAENLAVPHQSLVAARDALQQADSPSSVKAAVNGLEAAAMGVKGAANSRQIILRNPVVQLAAACQEYLKASDAMAAVQHAATQRARQRESAVVPGQNAPPPPPPPTAPGPGQGDERRSGWLEYALCGSLTLAPYLAATNGNPAKNLVLAGDDRWHINLALSLWWTIVASGAVCSSYARSWIEVCYAQLAARVGMYGINIFAIHFYWMLGIENNNCRRYCLWFATALHFMFLVLVRSATTLPYNNTHAYTGFPLCDHNDRHTLQCRPVAGGTLESTNLFMLLEIRLIVAHI; encoded by the exons ATGGACGAGGAGACCATCGATGCAGCTGCTCGCGCCATCTCCTTTTTGGGCGAGGCGGCTctccgcgccagcgccgccgacCTGGTGACGCGCGCCCGCAGCGTCGCGCTCGCGGCCGAAGGCGCgaacgccgaccacatcccggCGGCCGCGATTGCGCTGAACCAGGTGGAGAGCGGGGGGACGATGCTAGCAGTATCCGGCCTCCGTGGAGCCGCGACCGCGCTGGAGGAGGTGGAGAGCGAGGGGAGGACGCGGGCCGTCTCCGGCCTCCTCGGAGCGGCGACCGCGCTGCAGGCGGTGCTCGGCGTCGGCCACGACAACCTCCGAGACGCCGCGGCAGATTTGGCGCGTCAGTGCGGCGAACACCGGGAGGCCGCAGCGGCGATGGAGAAGGTGCGCCGCGCCGTGGAGGAGCAGAGCCATCGGAATCGGTCTGCGCCGTGGTGGTTATTCTGGAGGCGTCGGGGACACCGCATTGGGGACGTTGAGCAGACTCTTCTTGCCACCGGGTCCACGCCCACCGCTCTGCAG GGCGCCGCGAGGACGGCCATCGACTTCGTGCGCAATGAGGCGGCGAGGCCCGACCATTTGGTAAAGCTAGCCGGCGAGATCGTTGTGTCTGCGGAAAACCTCGCCGTGCCCCATCAGAGCCTGGTAGCGGCCAGGGACGCGTTGCAGCAAGCGGACAGCCCAAGCAGCGTGAAGGCAGCCGTGAATGGCCTCGAGGCCGCGGCCATGGGTGTGAAAGGAGCAGCCAACTCTCGGCAGATTATCCTCCGTAACCCAGTGGTGCAGTTGGCGGCCGCGTGCCAGGAGTACCTCAAAGCTTCTGATGCCATGGCCGCAGTGCAGCACGCTGCTACGCAGCGGGCGCGCCAGAGAGAGAGTGCAGTTGTCCCCGGCCagaacgcgccgccgccgccgccgccaccgacaGCGCCTGGTCCTGGTCAG GGAGACGAGAGGAGGTCCGGTTGGCTGGAGTACGCCTTGTGCGGCTCGCTCACTCTAGCCCCGTACCTGGCAGCCACCAATGGAAATCCAGCTAAGAATCTCGTACTCGCAGGCGATGACAGATGGCACATAAATTTAGCTCTCTCTTTATGGTGGACCATTGTGGCGTCTGGTGCCGTTTGCAGCTCGTATGCGCGATCTTGGATAGAGGTCTGCTATGCACAGCTAGCAGCCCGGGTTGGGATGTACG GTATTAACATCTTCGCCATACACTTCTACTGGATGTTGGGCATTGAGAATAACAATTGTCGTCGCTACTGTCTGTGGTTTGCCACCGCTTTGCACTTTATGTTCCTTGTGCTGGTACGTTCCGCAACTACGCTACCATATAATAATACTCATGCTTATACTGGTTTTCCTCTTTGCGATCATAATGATCGGCATACTTTACAATGCAGGCCTGTTGCCGGCGGGACCCTTGAGTCAACGAACCTATTCATGCTACTAGAGATTCGGCTAATTGTAGCCCACATTTGA
- the LOC136524798 gene encoding uncharacterized protein isoform X2, whose translation MDEETIDAAARAISFLGEAALRASAADLVTRARSVALAAEGANADHIPAAAIALNQVESGGTMLAVSGLRGAATALEEVESEGRTRAVSGLLGAATALQAVLGVGHDNLRDAAADLARQCGEHREAAAAMEKVRRAVEEQSHRNRSAPWWLFWRRRGHRIGDVEQTLLATGSTPTALQGAARTAIDFVRNEAARPDHLVKLAGEIVVSAENLAVPHQSLVAARDALQQADSPSSVKAAVNGLEAAAMGVKGAANSRQIILRNPVVQLAAACQEYLKASDAMAAVQHAATQRARQRESAVVPGQNAPPPPPPPTAPGPGQGDERRSGWLEYALCGSLTLAPYLAATNGNPAKNLVLAGDDRWHINLALSLWWTIVASGAVCSSYARSWIEVCYAQLAARVGMYGINIFAIHFYWMLGIENNNCRRYCLWFATALHFMFLVLACCRRDP comes from the exons ATGGACGAGGAGACCATCGATGCAGCTGCTCGCGCCATCTCCTTTTTGGGCGAGGCGGCTctccgcgccagcgccgccgacCTGGTGACGCGCGCCCGCAGCGTCGCGCTCGCGGCCGAAGGCGCgaacgccgaccacatcccggCGGCCGCGATTGCGCTGAACCAGGTGGAGAGCGGGGGGACGATGCTAGCAGTATCCGGCCTCCGTGGAGCCGCGACCGCGCTGGAGGAGGTGGAGAGCGAGGGGAGGACGCGGGCCGTCTCCGGCCTCCTCGGAGCGGCGACCGCGCTGCAGGCGGTGCTCGGCGTCGGCCACGACAACCTCCGAGACGCCGCGGCAGATTTGGCGCGTCAGTGCGGCGAACACCGGGAGGCCGCAGCGGCGATGGAGAAGGTGCGCCGCGCCGTGGAGGAGCAGAGCCATCGGAATCGGTCTGCGCCGTGGTGGTTATTCTGGAGGCGTCGGGGACACCGCATTGGGGACGTTGAGCAGACTCTTCTTGCCACCGGGTCCACGCCCACCGCTCTGCAG GGCGCCGCGAGGACGGCCATCGACTTCGTGCGCAATGAGGCGGCGAGGCCCGACCATTTGGTAAAGCTAGCCGGCGAGATCGTTGTGTCTGCGGAAAACCTCGCCGTGCCCCATCAGAGCCTGGTAGCGGCCAGGGACGCGTTGCAGCAAGCGGACAGCCCAAGCAGCGTGAAGGCAGCCGTGAATGGCCTCGAGGCCGCGGCCATGGGTGTGAAAGGAGCAGCCAACTCTCGGCAGATTATCCTCCGTAACCCAGTGGTGCAGTTGGCGGCCGCGTGCCAGGAGTACCTCAAAGCTTCTGATGCCATGGCCGCAGTGCAGCACGCTGCTACGCAGCGGGCGCGCCAGAGAGAGAGTGCAGTTGTCCCCGGCCagaacgcgccgccgccgccgccgccaccgacaGCGCCTGGTCCTGGTCAG GGAGACGAGAGGAGGTCCGGTTGGCTGGAGTACGCCTTGTGCGGCTCGCTCACTCTAGCCCCGTACCTGGCAGCCACCAATGGAAATCCAGCTAAGAATCTCGTACTCGCAGGCGATGACAGATGGCACATAAATTTAGCTCTCTCTTTATGGTGGACCATTGTGGCGTCTGGTGCCGTTTGCAGCTCGTATGCGCGATCTTGGATAGAGGTCTGCTATGCACAGCTAGCAGCCCGGGTTGGGATGTACG GTATTAACATCTTCGCCATACACTTCTACTGGATGTTGGGCATTGAGAATAACAATTGTCGTCGCTACTGTCTGTGGTTTGCCACCGCTTTGCACTTTATGTTCCTTGTGCTG GCCTGTTGCCGGCGGGACCCTTGA
- the LOC136519764 gene encoding uncharacterized protein: MTQMANPFWVGGDGERKSMSSLSSTQMSGAVDDDGARWDRDGARPGGNTAGSGQRGEADRLSEASPWPARRGGLEIAEKLLAARDLVGCKRFAEREVEADPLLPDADELLAVADVLLASQSMGPSGHPDPLAILQLPPGASLDHSMRSLPEPSDALRMTGAGSPAPAVEDVAGAGASSCRSSRS, encoded by the coding sequence ATGACGCAAATGGCGAACCCATTTTGGGTGGGAGGTGATGGAGAACGCAAATCTATGTCGTCTCTCTCCTCGACCCAAATGTCCGGTGCTGTGGACGATGACGGGGCCAGGTGGGACCGCGACGGGGCGCGGCCAGGCGGGAACACGGCAGGGAGCGGCCAGCGGGGCGAGGCGGACCGGCTCAGTGAGGCGAGTCCATGGCCGGCACGGCGAGGCGGGCTAGAGATCGCCGAGAAGCTCCTCGCGGCGCGTGACCTCGTCGGCTGCAAGCGCTTCGCAGAGCGGGAGGTGGAGGCGGACCCGCTCCTCCCCGACGCCGACGAGCTACTCGCCGTCGCCGACGTCCTCCTCGCCTCCCAGTCCATGGGCCCCTCGGGCCACCCGGACCCGCTCGCCATCCTCCAGCTGCCGCCCGGGGCCAGCCTCGACCACTCGATGCGCAGCTTGCCGGAGCCCAGCGACGCCCTGAGGATGACCGGCGCTGGCTCCCCGGCGCCCGCGGTGGAGGACGTCGCCGGCGCCGGTGCTTCCTCCTGCAGGTCCAGCAGGTCGTAG